In the genome of Fusarium graminearum PH-1 chromosome 2, whole genome shotgun sequence, the window CTTGAGCACGTCACGACGTTGGGCATCTGTGAAGCTGCGCATAACTTTCCAGAATATCTTGATAGTGTCGTGCTCTTGTCCATCGTCACCAATTTCATACAAACCCCCATAGACTGTGTGCTGACGGAGATCTTCAATGTCGATCTCAGACGAGTCACCACCCACCAGACGTTGTAGCTCTGACTGATTGAACATAGACAGCCAGTTGGGTCGGATGATGGAGCGTAGACCGCTCAAGAAGGCTGTAGTTTGTATAGATGGTTGCACTATCAAGCGATGTCGAGCAACGTACGAGATGTACAGCAGTCGGTTGTCGTTCGTAACGTAGGTTTGGTCGCCATTGGcgatgagtttcttggtaACAGTCTTGACTGGGTCACCTGGCGGTGAGATCTGGTCTGCAATCGTAAAGTCAATGCCTAGGTCTGAAACGTCTCCCGGATAATTCTTGAGTCGTAGCATTCCATTGTAGAGCCCCTCGTCCATGTCACGAAGATCGTTGACGCTGCCTTTATAgttcttctcgtcgttggGGCCTGTTGACGCCCatttgaggaggaagaagccagCAAAGGCCAAGTCGACGAGGATACCTTCGTACATGCATTTGCCTACGATTCTGCCAAGGAATTCCATGCGTTTGAGTAAATTCGCAATGCAATCTCGGTACTCGTTGTCAGTCTCCGAATATCCGCGcatcttgagctcttcacggacaacatcaagcgcTATAGGATCGGGGAAGAGTAGTCCATTTTCGCTCGATGCAAACATGCCCTTGCCACTGTTGGAACCAAACGCTTCCGTCGTCACGCTGGTGAGAAACTCCTTTGTAACACCGCCGCCATCAATTCCAGCCTCTTGAGCACCGAACTGATCGACAAACGTAATTTGAATAGGGTCTTTGAGGCCATCCCCCATCTCGTAGAATTGATTAAATGCATCTTCAAAGAGTCGCTTCCGAGAGATTTGTGCATGGTGTCTGGCGTACGGCGTAAAGGACCTCGGgttttcatcatctctctgAGCTCGATCTAGATTGATGAACTGGCGGAAGATCATGACGCGGGTCTCAAAGGGAACAGCATAGGGCATGTGTTTCAATATCTCCAGCTTCGGCCCCATTTCAGCTAGTCGACGCTCCTTTTGGATTCGTACTTGCTGAGCCTTCAATCGCTCAAGTCTCGCGTGCCGTGACAATCGCTGACCGGCCATGGTCGAATAGAAGCCTGGAACGCTACCGTATTCGTTTTCCATATCCTCGTCACTATCGTCCGAATCCTCCTCGATCTGTCGCTTTTCTTCTGCAATAACGGCAGCAATGAATACTCCCTGATCAAGCTTTGACGTCATGAGCCAGTGATCTGTAGGCAAGAACTGTTTCCTCGAGTCTCGCTCGTATAACATTTTCATTGCTGATGTCACAATGTTCCGTAAGCTGTCAATATCTAGGCTTGTTGGACTTTTGGACGAACGTGCGCCCTGCCCTTGGCTCGTTGCGGTTGGTCCTCCAGTACTGAAATAAGTATCTACGCGATGTTGGGAAGCGGCCTCCAAATCATTCCGCGATCTGGAGAGTTCTTGTGCCTTGTAATGAAGTGTGAAGGCAGTGTTCTTTAGGAAACCTGTTAGCATCTCGACATTTTCCAGTGATAGACTACAAGGTCGAATGCGGGAAGGAGACGGGGCTTGCTGAATGACTGGTGGGTAAATGCCATAGAAGAagtcctcgtcgtcgctcaAACGAAGGATGAAGACGTAGAGTTCAAGGAATAAGAGGATGATTCGCCAGTCTTGCTCCTCGTCGGTAGAATCTGCGTTTCCAGTCGTTGCACCAAGATATCTGCGTAGGATGTCGAGAGGCGGCTCTGACTCTGTCCTCAACTTGTGGAAGACAGTTGTCTTAACCATCATTTGCCAGAGAAACTTGATGGTTGGGACATTACCCGTTAGTGTAGGGATTTCTTCGAGAAAGAGGCGCATTCGAATATCGTCACTTTTCGAAGGAAAGCATCGAAGCAGAGTCAAGATGTATCCTGCGAGAAAGCTTGTGCTCTGGTAATCTTGTCGTGAAGATCCCGCCAGGCGGGTAGAAAAGTCGTGCAAGGTTTGTAAGATGCCTTTGGTGTCCACCAAAGACAATAATTGAGAAGAAACATAAGGATCAAGCGGCAAAGCGAGTGGCTCTTCGGACTCAttctcgtcgtcctcgtATGTCTTAACAGAAGCCGACAGCCGAATACTGATAGAAGAGGAGAGGGTCGAAAGTTGAGTGTAGAGTGTTTCCAAGATCCCTGTGTCGTGGCTGGAGTCGGCGCTGAAGCGACTGATATCAATGAAATGAGCGAGCTGCCAGAGTTGGGCATCTTGGGAATACCCCGggcttgtggttgatggCAATCCGTCCACTATCGCCCTTGCCAACCGAGAGAAGCGAATTGTATTGGATACATCTGAAACGTTTTCTTCGAAGAAATTCAGGTTTTCTTtggtcaagaacgagaacgcAAAGGCATGATATACTTGTGTAATTGCTAGAGAAACGTCAGAAGAGTATCAGGACACTATGAGTTTAAGACTGACCTtctgaagaagcagcctcgAAGGGGCTAGTGATGGCCTGGATTACAATATCTCGCCACTGCCCATCAAGACTTTGAGCTTGACATACTTTGCTAACCACGTTATAGTAATTGTCGATCGCGACGAGACCCAAGTCGGGATAACTTGTCACCAGGCGGATGACAAGCTTGAAAATGAGATGTGTATCATTGGAAAGGTTTCTGCATAAATCAGTTAGACTATACCCAGACACAAGCTTCGCATACAGTATTTCGTGTACCTTGCTGAAACGGATTTATCAAGTGCAGATAGAAGCAGTCGGATAAGTTGTTCTATTCGCGAGGGGTGCACATGCGGTGGTGCAATTTGTCGGAGATCCACAGACTCAGTATCGTGCGCATAACAGATAGCTCTTTGAATGTCGTCATCTCGTCGCAAGGCGAAGAAAGATAGAAGCAGAGTAAATGCTTCAGGAAGTCTTTCAGATGGTGTTGGGTTGGATCCGGGCTTATATAGGGCATCGAAGGCATCCCTCTGAGATCCCCTTAACTCTGCTCTTATTTTATAGCCCCTCCATGTTCGTTGTATTTTCCCAGCAGCCTTTAATTTCGTTCGTTCAACTTGTCGCTTTTCACGCTCGGCTTGGGCATTCGACACGGTCTTTGTAGTGTTTGAAACGGCAGATGGTGACCATGAGGTGTTGGCAAAAGGGTTCCCGGTAGAACCACTGAGGTTGACGTTTCGGGGGCGCCGCGAATTGCCGGTAAATGTCGAGAACATAGCTGCGGTGTGCGGGAGCGACGGAGGTGGGAGAGTAGAATTAGGTAGAGTTGAATGATAACAATGGGATTTAACAACGCGATAAGGTCATGGCGGAGCAGACCGTGTGTTGTCAGGATTGCTGTGCGACTTGTTTAGCTTCTAGAATATTCAGCTCGAAGCTCAGTCAGCGGCGAACGGCCTGTTCTAGAATCTATTTTGCTGGTGCCGCGCTCGGAGTTTGGAGATATATGTAATGGTGGGGATGTTGGGAGAGGTGAACGTCACTGTTAAACTGGGATAGTGATAAGATAAGAGCGGGTCAGCTTGAGTCGAGCAGAAGCGGGCAGTTGCGCAACACGCAAATGCGGGTTGAAGATCACTGCAAAATACGACAATGCGTCAGTAGCCTGAAGGATTTCCGAAATTGCTTCcatatttctttttcttaAATTCTTCATTAGAGAATAAGCTTTATGAGGTGATGTGAACAAGTTGTTTTCAAAGCAATGATGAGAATTACTCATACGTATGCTGTCcactaccttagtaggtaaGTATGCAGAGTAAGGCCGTACAACGCCCATTGACACGCACCTTAATTGATATATACAACATCATTAGTTCGTCACCAGTAGGTCGTATTGTTGAGCTTCCGGTGTAGCTGACATGAGCATCTCTCTTTTTTGAAATGAAAAGGAATGACTCGCCAGCCAGTCTAATGCATCATTGCCAGACCATTGTTCAAAATTACAAAATAACCATCCGACATAACGTGCCTAGGATATGTTACAACATTTCTCATTGTGACCATGTAAGCATCAAAATGACTTGATTAGGAACAAGTCATATCAACTGTGCTTTTCTGAATTCGTTCTTGTAATGCAGTCGTCTCATACCATGTAGTAAGAGTTTCATGTGACTTGTTGACACCACGCCAGGGATCCAAGGTGGTAGGTATCTCAAACCAAGAGGCCAGTTGTTGCGTTCATGCGCGGCAGCAGAATGCACATATGTTTATCTTTGGCGGTGTAGATGGCCAGTTCAAGCATCATGGTGGCATTGCATTTGACTCTAAAGTTAACTTCGTAGGTGGTGCTTGATACGTAGGTATTGCTTTTTCGACTACCCCAGCCAAAGCAACAGACAATGTCATTCTGCTCTGTACTGTTGTAGAATATGAGACACAATATTGGTAGATAAAATCGTCATAGTGTCGTTTGACAAGTTGATTCCtgcaagaaaagaaaaagaaacaaaaaacagTTTTCTCGCACAGTTTGTCCTGTTTCCTCTAGAACAAGTGCCAGACTACCTAGTCTAGGATTTGCTAGCTTCTTTCAGAAAGATTGACAGAAATTTCAACGTTTGCCATCTTCTACACGGCGCCGCCGCAAGTACCTTGGCCACTGCCGAGATGGTCGAGGTAGGGCACGTGCCCCTGCATCTTATCAGCGCAGTGCGGTTTCACAGGCATAAATCTGTTAGTGAACAACATCGGCGCTACCAGCCTTCTTATCACAGCCAGCTGGCAAGTACCCCACTTACTCGAGTTTTGGTGGTTCAGAGTGCGACCGACAGTGACGGAAGGCACCAAGGTGAGTAAGTGGCAGGTTCACTCCACCAATCCCTCCCCTCTACCATGACCACTGCCAGATGACTGCCAAACCACTGcccatgaccatgaccaaACTTTAGTACGTACCTTTATTAGCCTCTGCTTTGCCCACTCCCCGCCAGTGTTAGGTTCTGCCAGGAAGTGCGGCCAAGTaaaaaaataataatttCCATCACGGGCAACGaatttctctttcttccctcccCAACCGCAAAACCAACCTTATCAAACAACCCAAAAAACCATAAAGTCGAGCCAGTCCGGAGGAACAGTATTCGTACTAgttctctgcttctgctcacTTCATTTCCACTCGGAaagaaaaacacaaaaaaaaCTTGAAAAAACCCCAAAATACACAACCCACCACCCCCTCATCTCACGACCCTCCCATCCTttcctctttgtctctctCGCGACACCGCCCGAGTGacttttcttccttccacGACTTCTTTCATTACCGTCTTTGAGTCCTCATATACTCGAAGACTTTTGAAATCCGTTTGGTAGCTTCGCTTTGTTCGTAGCTCCATTCTCTTTGTTCGCTCAAGGTCCAGTACCACGCGAACTTTGATCCGCTGTCGGCTTCATAAAAAAGGTATGCTTGATCAACCCGACCCTCTTGTCTCTCCCCTCATGTCATCGAACTTTTTTCTCTCGTCTCAATTTTTTCTCTAAAATCCCACTTTTATTCTTTACCCATATACAAGCACGAATTCCGCTTGATCTGTTTACTGATACAACTCTTCTTTACAGGTTCTTCCACAAACCTAGAAACCGATATTCACAATGGCCGCCAACGCTGCTCCCGGCGCTGTTGACCAGCTCGCCAAcgacctcaacaacacctcTCTCAACGGAAGCGAGGCCAATGCCCCTGCCGTCGACACTGGTGTCACTGCTGCCGCTGACGATGCTGCCGCTCCTACCCCCACCACCACTGCTCCTCACCCCCAGAACTCGGCTTCCCTCTACGTTGGCGAGCTTGACCCCTCCGTCACCGAGGCTATGCTGTTCGAGCTTTTCTCCCAGATTGGTGCTGTTGCTTCCATTCGTGTCTGCCGTGATGCCGTCACCCGTCGCTCTCTCGGCTATGCCTACGTCAACTACAATGCCACTCctgatggcgagaaggctcttgaggagctcaactacaccatcatcaagggcCGCCCCTGCCGTATCATGTGGTCCCAGCGTGATCCTGCCCTTCGCAAGACTGGCCAGGGTAACGttttcatcaagaacctcgatgttgccatcgacaacaaggCTCTCCACGACACCTTTGCTGCTTTCGGTAACATCCTGAGCTGCAAGGTTGCCCAGGACGAGACTGGTGCCTCCAAGGGCTATGGTTTCGTTCACTATGAGACTGATGAGGCCGCTTCCCAGGCCATCAAGCACGTTAACGGTATGCTtctcaacgagaagaaggtttACGTCGGCCACCACATTCCCAAGAAGGACCGCCAGAGCAagtttgaggagatgaaggccaacTTCACCAACGTCTACGTCAAGAACATTGCCGCTGACGTTACCGAGGATGATTTCCGCCAGCTCTTCGAGAAGTACGGCGATGtcacttcttcctctctggCTCGTGACCAGGAGGGCAAGAGCCGTGGCTTCGGCTTTGTCAACTTCACCACCCACGAGAGTGCCTCCAAGGCTGTTGACGAGCTTAACAACAAGGATTTCCACGGCCAAGACCTCTACGTTGGCCGAGCCCAGAAGAAGCACGAGCGCGAGGAGGAGCTCCGCAAGTCTTATGAAGCTGCCCGCCTGGAGAAGGCCAACAAGTACCAGGGTGTTAACCTGTacatcaagaaccttgacgacgacgtcgatgatgataagCTNNNNNNNNNNNNNNNNNNNNNNNNNNNNNNNNNNNNNNNNNNNNNNNNNNNNNNNNNNNNNNNNNNNNNNNNNNNNNNNNNNNNNNNNNNNNNNNNNNNNAGGAGCCCAAGGAGGagtccaaggatgagaccaaggagggcgaggaggacaagaaggctgagaagaagtctGATAAGAAGCTCGGTAAGAGCAAGGGCTTCGGTTTCGTCTGCTTCAGCAACCCTGATGACGCAACCAAGGCTGTCGCTGAGATGAACCAGCGCATGTTCAACGGCAAGCCTCTGTACGTCGCTTTGGCCCAACGCAAGGATGTCCGCAAGAGCCAGCTTGAGGCTAGTATCCAGGCTCGCAACCAGATCCGTATGCAACAGGCTGTCGCCCACGCCGGTATGCCCCAGCAGTACATGCAGCCCCCTGTCTACTTCGCTCCTGGCCAACAGCCCGGCTTCATGCCTCAGGGTGGTCGTGGCGTTCCCTTCCCCCAGGGTGGCAT includes:
- a CDS encoding polyadenylate-binding protein, producing the protein MAANAAPGAVDQLANDLNNTSLNGSEANAPAVDTGVTAAADDAAAPTPTTTAPHPQNSASLYVGELDPSVTEAMLFELFSQIGAVASIRVCRDAVTRRSLGYAYVNYNATPDGEKALEELNYTIIKGRPCRIMWSQRDPALRKTGQGNVFIKNLDVAIDNKALHDTFAAFGNILSCKVAQDETGASKGYGFVHYETDEAASQAIKHVNGMLLNEKKVYVGHHIPKKDRQSKFEEMKANFTNVYVKNIAADVTEDDFRQLFEKYGDVTSSSLARDQEGKSRGFGFVNFTTHESASKAVDELNNKDFHGQDLYVGRAQKKHEREEELRKSYEAARLEKANKYQGVNLYIKNLDDDEPKEESKDETKEGEEDKKAEKKSDKKLGKSKGFGFVCFSNPDDATKAVAEMNQRMFNGKPLYVALAQRKDVRKSQLEASIQARNQIRMQQAVAHAGMPQQYMQPPVYFAPGQQPGFMPQGGRGVPFPQGGMGMPQGRPGQFPYPQQGGRGGVPQQMPPNMYGMPGQFPPGYGQPGTPQFMAAMQAQQAALGGRGAPQGGRGGPQGMPGMPPMAGNMPGFPPNNNRQGGRGGPGRNGNGPQGGRGADAAGLSSLQQQLASAPPPQQKQILGELIFPKIQAINADLAGKITGMLLEMENPELVNLIEDESALKAKVDEALAVYDEYVKTQTSEGGEAKKEEETKA